The following coding sequences are from one Portunus trituberculatus isolate SZX2019 chromosome 6, ASM1759143v1, whole genome shotgun sequence window:
- the LOC123516503 gene encoding DNA ligase 3-like, whose product MASYPFCADYDKRGMAKCKVCKEKCEKGTLRMGKIASNPFSTGDTMKLWYHTDCLFESFKRARATTKKIEDPEEDIENWADVEDEDRKKILGLVEELQGILDKKAATTPKKQTPKKKADPAPPQSTPSAKEVRQDPPIDRQHKDNSFREFRRLCAAIADEPSYLSKTQLVSDFLTRGTGKDGFKGDLRLWVKLLLPGVVKRVYNLQSKQLLKLYSQIFNTSLEEMMEDLEQGDVAETVSKFFEESRQLPPMKKSNLSLQDVDEVLEELSGKTREEDQTITLRAIAKKSTANDLKMVVRLIKGDLRINAGAKHILDGVHSDAYEAFQTTRNIDSVLDKIISGNTDALKMSAELLTPVLPMLAEACKSVEYAFKKCPSGVMYAEVKYDGERVQLHKQGTNFKYFSRSLKPVMPHKVDHFKEYIPQAFPDASNLILDAEVLMICTKTGNPLPFGTLGIHKKAAFQDACPCLFVFDCLHYNGEDLMNKPIIERRTILEKTMKEVENRVMFSEMVKIKRPGDLRDMIARVLKQGLEGLVLKDVQSIYEPGKRHWLKVKKDYLNDGAMADTADLVVLGAWYGTGKKGGMMSVFLMGCYDHRINKWCTVTKVHTGHDDAALERLQKELDMVKISQDLARVPLWLKVNRGLVPDFVAADPKRSPVWEITGAEFTKHQIHTADGISIRFPRVTRERSDKDWESATSLSQLKDLYQASKECLNLDGLTGGDDDDSEVGVGSAASKTPSPSPPSSASPSPAKKIEEDKKVRKNKTERREDSGKKKKKREGEEREDRGNIHVKKMKVSHSNVEQRTLFQNPTSSSSSSSSTTTTTSSSTKGIKTLLKAPTCNPLPDFLVGVLVVLPDDIKERALLRRYIMAYGGEVLPDYRVDQATHVIASKQDTDTHKGAGVRVREAWAWDSVKLQRLMPAHLYRV is encoded by the exons ATGGCGTCCTATCCATTCTGTGCAGATTATGACAAGAGGGGCATGGCAAAATGTAAAGTGTGCAAGGAGAAGTGTGAGaaag GAACACTACGCATGGGAAAGATCGCTTCCAACCCCTTCTCTACTGGTGACACAATGAAGCTCTGGTACCACACTGACTGCCTGTTTGAGAGCTTCAAGCGGGCACGAGCCACCACCAAGAAGATTGAGGACCCAGAGGAGGACATAGAGAACTGGGCTGACGTGGAGGATgaggataggaagaaaatacTGGGGCTTGTTGAGG AGTTACAGGGCATCCTGGACAAGAAGGCTGCCACCACACCCAAGAAGCAGACCCCTAAGAAGAAGGCTgacccagcaccaccacagtcTACTCCCA GCGCTAAGGAGGTACGGCAAGACCCTCCCATAGACCGCCAGCACAAGGACAACTCTTTCAGGGAATTCCGTCGTCTGTGTGCTGCCATTGCAGACGAACCAAGCTACCTCAGTAAGACCCAGCTGGTGTCCGACTTCCTCACTCGTGGCActgggaaag ACGGCTTCAAGGGTGACCTGCGGCTCTGGGTGAAGTTGCTGCTGCCTGGTGTGGTGAAGCGTGTCTATAACTTGCAGTCCAAACAACTCCTCAAGCTGTACTCCCAG ATCTTCAACACCAGCCtggaggagatgatggaggaCTTGGAGCAGGGTGATGTGGCAGAGACAGTGAGCAAGTTCTTTGAGGAGTCCCGGCAACTTCCCCCAATGAAGAAGAGCAATCTGTCCCTGCAGGATGTGGATGAGGTGCTGGAGGAACTGAGCGGCAAGAccagggaggaggaccagacCATCACACTGAGGGCTATTGCAAAAAA GTCGACAGCGAATGACttgaagatggtggtgaggcTTATCAAAGGAGACCTGAGGATCAACGCTGGAGCCAAGCACAT actggATGGCGTACACAGTGACGCCTATGAAGCCTTCCAGACAACGCGTAACATTGATTCTGTGCTAGACAAGATAATATCGGGCAACACAGATGCTCTCAAAATGTCGGCTGAACTGCTCACCCCTGTGCTGCCTATgctg GCAGAGGCGTGTAAGTCAGTGGAGTATGCGTTCAAGAAGTGTCCGAGTGGTGTGATGTACGCTGAGGTGAAGTACGACGGGGAGCGGGTGCAACTACACAAGCAGGGCACCAACTTCAAGTACTTCTCTCGCTCCCTCAAACCAGTCATGCcccataag GTGGACCATTTCAAGGAGTACATCCCCCAAGCCTTTCCCGATGCCAGCAACCTGATTCTGGACGCGGAGGTGCTCATGATCTGCACGAAGACAGGCAACCCACTCCCTTTTGGCACCCTGGGCATAcataag AAAGCAGCGTTTCAAGATGCCTGtccctgtttgtttgtgtttgactGTCTGCATTACAATGGTGAAGATCTCATGAATAA accaatCATTGAGAGAAGAACCATTCTGGAGAAGACAATGAAGGAGGTTGAAAATCGAGTTATGTTCTCCGAGATGGTGAAGATTAAGAGACCCGGGGACCTGAGGGACATGATCGCCAGAGTCCTCAAGCAGGGACTGGAGGGTCTCGTGCTTAAGGATGTACAG AGTATTTATGAGCCAGGGAAGCGTCACTGGCTGAAGGTGAAGAAGGACTACCTCAATGATGGGGCCATGGCTGACACGGCTGACCTGGTGGTGCTGGGGGCTTGGTATGGCACTGGGAAGAAAG GTGGGATGATGTCAGTGTTCCTCATGGGGTGTTATGATCATCGCATCAACAAGTGGTGTACTGTCACTAAG GTCCACACGGGGCATGACGATGCAGCACTGGAGAGACTGCAGAAGGAACTGGACATGGTGAAGATTAGCCAGGACCTTGCTAGAGTCCCACTGTGGCTCAAGGTTAACCGGGGCTTGGTGCCGGACTTTGTGGCTGCTGATCCTAAG AGGTCACCTGTCTGGGAGATCACCGGGGCAGAGTTCACCAAGCACCAGATCCACACGGCTGACGGCATATCCATCCGCTTCCCCAGAGtgacgagggagaggagtgacaaGGATTGGGAGAGTGCCACTAGCCTCTCACAGctcaag GACCTGTACCAAGCCTCTAAGGAGTGTCTCAACCTGGATGGCCTGACAGGGGGCGACGATGATGACTCTGAGGTGGGTGTGGGCAGCGCTGCGTccaaaacaccatcaccatcaccgccatcgtCAGCTTCACCATCCCCGGCAAAGAAA attgaggaagacaagaaggtgaggaaaaacaagacagagagaagagaagactcagggaagaagaagaaaaagagagagggagaggaaagagaggatagaggaaacatacatgtgaaaaaaatgaag GTAAGCCATAGTAATGTGGAACAAAGGACGCTTTTCCAGAAcccaacctcttcctcctcctcctcctccagcaccaccaccaccacctcctccagtaCAAAGGGAATTAAAACATTGCTCAAAGCCCCGACGTGTAAT CCTCTGCCGGACTTCCTCGTGGGGGTGCTGGTGGTTCTTCCTGATGACATCAAGGAGCGGGCACTTCTCAGGCGCTACATCATGGC GTACGGAGGAGAGGTGCTGCCTGATTACCGCGTTGACCAGGCCACTCATGTCATTGCGTCCAAACAG gacacagacacacacaagggaGCAGGTGTGAGGGTGCGTGAAGCCTGGGCGTGGGACAGTGTTAAGCTCCAGCGACTCATGCCAGCCCACCTATATCGAGTttga
- the LOC123516545 gene encoding secreted protein C-like isoform X1, with protein MPVQTDGPEDYKAKYKTLKRKLKLLIYENECFQEELRKAQRALLRVRRDKSFLLDRLLQYQRGPDSSSDSEQTEDSDVEVDAKGDHKSCRKRLSLEGATPGSSSSQTPPSKPPSKKKKTSSGGGGSGSGGGSGTGTSGGGGGGGGGGGSSSSIGKTNKQSGKQIPGIVGVGSSSSSSTSSSTAAVIQVGPGGSITSAATNPTMRKLTAAHLSTTSLHPQGVVRRTVGPGGSAVVQGHTSDGQLSREEVERRLAARQPLSDFTTTTPSLTLPNQLFSDNIMEGDFMEEEVETSPSNIEDDVTVDNYD; from the exons ATGCCAGTGCAGACAGATGGCCCTGAAGACTACAAGGCCAAGTACAAGACACTGAAAAGGAAGCTCAAACTACTGATCTac GAGAATGAGTGCTTTCAGGAGGAGCTACGTAAGGCCCAGCGTGCCCTCCTGCGGGTGCGACGAGACAAATCCTTTCTTTTGGACCGCCTTCTGCAGTACCAGCGTGGCCCTGACTCTTCCTCTGACTCTGAACAAACGGAGGACtcagatgtggaggtggatgcCAAGGGAGACCATAAGAG ctgcaggAAGCGTCTAAGTTTGGAAGGGGCAACACCagggtcctcttcctcccagaCACCCCCCTCTAAACCCCcctccaagaagaagaagaccagcagtggaggaggaggaagtggaagtggaggagggagtggaacaGGAACatcaggaggaggcggaggaggaggaggaggaggaggaagtagtagcagtattgggAAGACTAATAAGCAGAGTGGGAagcag ATACCTGGCATTGTTGGCgtcggcagcagcagtagcagcagcaccagcagcagtacaGCCGCAGTGATACAGGTGGGGCCGGGCGGAAGCATTACCTCAGCTGCCACCAACCCCACTATGAGGAAGTTAACCGCAGCccacctctccaccacctcccttcaTCCACAG GGTGTGGTGAGGCGCACTGTGGGTCCTGGGGGCAGCGCGGTGGTCCAGGGGCACACCAGTGATGGGCAGctgagcagggaggaggtggagaggcgaCTGGCAGCTCGACAACCCCTGAgtgacttcaccaccaccacgccctcccTTACCCTGCCCAACCAACTCTTCTCCGACAATATCATGGAAGG
- the LOC123516506 gene encoding acyl-CoA synthetase short-chain family member 3, mitochondrial-like → MAALHLTKWLTRRVLGVGVCGRRYSVPAGPAGSYDELHRRSLAEPEQFWDEVGRVVEWYKPYERVLDDSRQPFTQWYSGGLLNTCHNAVDRHVAAGRGDQLAVIHDSPITGSLSSLTFSQLQEATARLAGGLARLGVTSGDTVLIYMPMVAEAVVAMLAVTRLGAAHSLVFGGFAAPELATRISHLQPRVVLAASCGVEPSRHVEYKPILDQAIELSTHKPQHCVLLQRDGLPQATLTPGRDHDWQELVATSPPHDAVPVPSDHPCYILYTSGTTGQPKGVVRPTGGHAAVLTWTMKAIYGIDTGEVWWAASDLGWIVGHSYICYAPLLAGVTTVVYEGKPVGTPDPGQFFRVVAQHGVSGMFTAPTALRSILQKDPDGAYSRAHDISSLRNLFVAGEPLDHETRVWTEGAFGTPVLDNWWQTETGFAITAHCVGLGMSLQPPRGASGKAFMGFDVRVLREDGSEAGVGELGRLACRLPLPPGCMSTLYRAPDRFTDTYFTKFPGYYDTMDAGVVDAQGYVGVRARDDDVINVAGHRLSTLALEEAMLVHPRVVSAAVVGLPDQLKGEVPLGLFVVDGAIGEEEGDEVGREVVKTVREQVGPVAAFRLAVPVSGLPRTRSGKTARKSIKDLACEKQIKVGPTVENPAVYLDILAALRRYHIALNAPDPQMPS, encoded by the coding sequence ATGGCTGCTCTACACCTGACGAAGTGGCTGACGCGCCGCGTGTTGGGGGTAGGGGTGTGTGGCAGACGGTACAGTGTGCCCGCGGGCCCTGCTGGAAGCTACGATGAGTTGCACCGCCGCTCCCTGGCCGAGCCTGAACAGTTTTGGGACGAGGTGGGCCGGGTGGTGGAGTGGTACAAGCCCTACGAGCGTGTCCTGGATGACTCGCGGCAGCCCTTCACGCAGTGGTACTCTGGTGGCCTGCTCAACACGTGTCACAATGCCGTGGACCGGCATGTGGCGGCAGGGCGCGGCGATCAACTGGCGGTGATCCACGATTCCCCCATCACAGgcagcctctcctccctcactttctcgCAGCTGCAGGAGGCCACGGCGCGCTTGGCGGGCGGCCTAGCTCGCCTGGGCGTGACGAGCGGTGACACGGTGCTCATTTACATGCCCATGGTAGCCGAGGCCGTGGTGGCTATGTTGGCCGTGACACGTCTAGGGGCCGCCCACTCCCTCGTGTTCGGGGGGTTCGCCGCCCCCGAGCTGGCTACCCGTATCTCGCACTTGCAGCCCCGCGTGGTGCTGGCTGCCTCGTGCGGCGTGGAGCCCTCCAGACACGTGGAGTACAAGCCCATCCTGGACCAGGCCATCGAGCTGTCCACGCACAAGCCTCAACACTGCGTGCTGCTGCAACGCGACGGACTCCCTCAGGCCACGCTCACGCCGGGCCGCGACCACGACTGGCAGGAGCTGGTGGCCACCTCCCCCCCGCACGATGCCGTACCCGTGCCCTCGGACCACCCCTGCTATATACTCTATACCTCGGGCACCACAGGCCAGCCCAAGGGTGTGGTGCGGCCCACGGGCGGGCACGCTGCCGTGCTGACGTGGACCATGAAGGCCATCTATGGCATAGACACCGGCGAGGTATGGTGGGCAGCCTCTGACCTAGGCTGGATCGTGGGACACTCGTACATCTGCTACGCGCCCCTGCTGGCGGGCGTCACCACCGTGGTGTACGAGGGTAAGCCTGTGGGCACGCCGGACCCAGGACAGTTCTTCCGTGTGGTGGCGCAGCACGGCGTATCTGGCATGTTCACAGCGCCCACTGCCCTGCGCTCCATCCTGCAGAAGGATCCCGACGGCGCCTACTCCCGCGCCCACGACATCTCTAGCCTGCGCAATCTCTTTGTGGCCGGGGAGCCGCTGGATCACGAGACGAGGGTGTGGACTGAGGGAGCCTTCGGTACACCCGTGCTGGACAACTGGTGGCAGACAGAGACGGGATTCGCCATCACTGCGCACTGCGTGGGACTGGGCATGTCGCTGCAGCCCCCGCGCGGCGCCTCGGGCAAAGCCTTCATGGGATTCGATGTGCGGGTGCTGCGCGAGGATGGCAGCGAGGCGGGGGTGGGTGAGCTGGGCCGCCTGGCGTGCCGTCTGCCGCTGCCGCCGGGCTGCATGAGTACCCTGTACCGCGCCCCGGACCGCTTCACAGACACCTATTTCACAAAGTTCCCCGGTTACTACGACACCATGGACGCCGGCGTAGTGGACGCCCAGGGGTACGTGGGCGTGCGAGCACGGGACGATGATGTGATAAACGTTGCGGGTCACCGTCTGAGCACGCTGGCCCTGGAGGAGGCCATGCTGGTGCACCCTCGCGTGGTGAGCGCCGCCGTAGTGGGCCTGCCTGACCAGCTCAAGGGTGAGGTGCCGCTGGGACTGTTTGTGGTGGACGGCGcgataggggaggaggagggagatgaggtggggagggaagtgGTAAAGACGGTGCGTGAACAGGTTGGGCCCGTGGCGGCTTTCAGGCTAGCTGTGCCCGTGTCTGGCCTACCCAGGACACGTTCGGGCAAGACGGCCAGGAAGAGCATCAAGGATCTGGCCTGCGAGAAGCAAATCAAGGTGGGGCCGACTGTGGAGAACCCTGCCGTGTACCTCGACATCCTGGCCGCTCTCCGCCGCTACCACATTGCCCTCAACGCCCCTGACCCGCAGATGCCCTCATAA
- the LOC123516513 gene encoding DNA-3-methyladenine glycosylase-like, producing the protein MPRKRTLTSTNTDCKVPKASHTTEDEIRSPYFGDPERVSEASEREEGKAKESLSVLLDPIVSLPAPAQPRGSGQKLTEEFYDQECVALAKALLGKVMVRVVEGRRVSARVVETESYLGGPDQASHSCGGKRTPRNEPMYMKPGTAYVYSIYGMYHCFNVSSRGDGACVLVRAAEPLEGLEVMVQGRGARRGTTAPPLKPHQLCNGPSKLCQALALTKESANKLDLAESDVFWMEEEEEEEQEDGIGEAGVCESLVVVSTRIGIDSYGVEWAKKPLRFYILGNKCVSVKDKQAEKYMVG; encoded by the exons ATGCCACGGAAACGCACCTTAACGAGTACAAACACTGACTGCAAAGTACCGAAAGCTTCCCACACCACAGAGGATGAGATACGAAGTCCGTATTTTGGCGACcctgagagagtgagtgaggcaagtgagagagaggaaggcaaagcTAAGGAATCACTTTCTGTTCTTCTTGACCCTATAGTCTCCCTGCCTGCCCCAGCACAGCCTCGGGGATCTGGACAGAAACTCACGGAGGAATTCTATGACCAAGAGTGTGTTGCGTTGGCCAAAGCTCTCCTCG GGAAGgtgatggtgcgggtggtggaaGGAAGGCGGGTGTCAGCAAGAGTGGTGGAGACAGAGAGCTACCTGGGAGGGCCGGACCAAGCCTCACACAGCTGTGGGGGAAAGCGAACCCCAAGGAACGAACCCATGTACATGAAACCAGGGACAGCTTATGTGTACAGCATCTACGGCATGTACCACTGCTTCAATGTGTCCAGCagag GTGATGGAGCGTGTGTGCTGGTGAGGGCTGCTGAACCACTGGAGGGCCTGGAGGTAATGGTGCAAGGGAGGGGCGCTCGGCGAGGAACCACCGCACCTCCTCTCAAGCCCCATCAGCTATGCAATGGCCCTTCTAAGCTGTGTCAGGCCCTCGCTCTCACCAAA GAATCGGCGAACAAACTAGATTTGGCAGAGTCGGATGTGTtctggatggaggaggaggaagaggaggagcaagaggatggCATAGGAGAAGCAGGAGTGTGTGAGAGCCTAGTAGTTGTCAGTACAAGGATTGGTATTGATTCCTATGGGGTAGAATGGGCCAAAAAGCCTCTCAGGTTTTATATTTTGGGTAacaagtgtgtgagtgtgaaggaCAAGCAGGCAGAGAAGTATATGGTAGGGTAG